Proteins encoded within one genomic window of Brienomyrus brachyistius isolate T26 chromosome 22, BBRACH_0.4, whole genome shotgun sequence:
- the LOC125718072 gene encoding adhesion G protein-coupled receptor E2-like, producing MNSWCLPLLLAVHTGFLLQLQGGGNNALFDPCLQYTLLNDSWRNKDFNSSTLAVYKCDDALSNKWLRFVGIAGDIMVQKNVSEYHSGTQCSIYLNFIHPDTVYETLTGSAYCQWKGNAQYVHFMNVMETACFGGFYVYMIPEILCTDRLYTGISLMHSSCQGNPCGPNATCLTSGGCVCDSGFNRQDNTDPTPESYGCIDIDECTKEPGICGSNTVCTNTIGNYTCSCETGFFPSTGTVWDLGTICIDLQQKINSLAVQESQNLMTTLSNIMEDLENSPDLVIPETVAIDILTTLVNFAGRLVNMTVQQDTAEIGSLLLKIYEKFLLFCVENTQNNYTANVVTPEFEISIMAVGPGSRWRLGAAPVLSARHNTMEIDISSIAKKNNGSAAAVLMSVSGMDTLLSGSSATNDTKVYSDVTIALVPRVNGSRLPESVNFTFQHKQEPPKDGRLTCVYWEDRGGVQRWSTEGCVTLGSVSSHTACSCSHLSTFAIIMQTGQDQGGVDEEDPILTWLSPICMGVGMIFLSLAVLSFLFCSWNPKVNNTARLHLSLNLLLAHLLFSLGINRTQNQLVCAIIAGLLHYAFVSSFVWMFLEALQLFLLVRGLNKVQVIQREGLKTQYLLLIGYGTPLIVVGVSAGLFPSGYGSATMCWLSMEHGFLWSFLGPMCMIIGINCLLFGIMLWNLRLTLTNMKSDVSQAKDTRLIIFKILAQCIILGVAWLLGFWQNSLLAQYLFIILSSQQGTFIFIVHCLFNREVREEYVRWFSLLCRVESTHSRRPSVCEDTLDERSEPSADE from the exons atgaattCCTGGTGTCTCCCTCTGTTGCTGG CTGTGCACACAGGCTTCCTACTTCAGCTTCAAGGTGGCGGCAACAATG CCCTATTCGACCCCTGCCTTCAGTATACATTGCTTAATGACTCCTGGCGGAACAAGGACTTCAACTCATCCACCCTTGCCGTGTACAAGTGTGACGACGCCCTCTCCAACAAGTGGCTGCGCTTTGTGGGGATTGCAGGTGACATCATGGTGCAGAAAAACGTCTCGGAGTATCATAGCGGCACCCAGTGCTCCATCTACCTGAACTTCATTCATCCCGACACTGTGTATGAAACCCTGACAGGCAGTGCTTACTGCCAGTGGAAAGGAAATGCACAGTACGTACATTTCATGAATGTTATGGAGACGGCCTGCTTTGGAGGCTTCTACGTCTATATGATACCGGAGATACTCTGCACGGACAGACTGTACACTGGCATCTCTCTTA TGCACAGCTCCTGCCAGGGGAACCCCTGCGGCCCCAACGCCACGTGCCTGACCTCCGGAGGCTGTGTCTGCGACAGTGGGTTCAACCGCCAGGACAACACCGATCCCACTCCAGAGTCCTACGGCTGTATAG ATATCGACGAGTGTACAAAAGAGCCAGGTATCTGTGGCAGCAACACTGTGTGTACCAACACCATCGGAAACTACACCTGCTCCTGTGAGACTGGCTTCTTCCCCTCTACTGGGACGGTGTGGGATCTTGGGACTATATGCATTG ACTTGCAACAGAAAATTAACTCATTAGCTGTTCAAGAG TCCCAAAACTTGATGACCACTCTCAGCAATATCATGGAGGACTTGGAGAACAGCCCAGACTTGGTTATCCCAGAAACA GTTGCCATAGACATCCTGACGACATTGGTCAACTTTGCAGGCAGGCTAGTGAATATGACAGTGCAGCAAGACACTGCGGAAATTGGCAGCCTTCTGCTGAAGATTTATGAAAAATTTCTCTTGTTCTGCGTGGAAAACACCCAAAACAACTACACAGCAAACGTGGTGACGCCCGAATTCG AGATTTCCATCATGGCTGTTGGACCTGGGTCACGCTGGCGTCTGGGTGCAGCCCCTGTGCTAAGTGCCAGGCACAACACGATGGAAATCGATATTTCAAGTATAGCGAAGAAGAACAACG GGTCGGCGGCGGCCGTGCTGATGTCAGTCAGCGGAATGGACACACTCTTAAGTGGCTCTTCTGCTACGAATGACACCAAGGTCTACTCTGATGTCACCATCGCCCTCGTCCCACGGGTGAACGGCAGCAGACTTCCCGAGTCTGTCAACTTCACATTTCAGCACAAGCAG GAGCCTCCTAAGGATGGCAGGCTGACCTGCGTCTACTGGGAGGACCGTGGGGGCGTGCAGCGATGGTCCACAGAGGGCTGCGTGACGCTCGGCTCCGTCAGCAGCCACACTGCCTGCAGCTGCAGCCACCTCTCCACCTTTGCTATCATCATGCAGACGGGACAGGATCAG GGGGGTGTAGATGAGGAGGACCCCATCCTGACCTGGCTGAGCCCGATCTGCATGGGCGTGGGCATGATCTTCCTGAGCCTTGCTGTTCTCAGCTtcctcttctgcagctggaaccCCAAGGTGAACAACACAGCGCGCCTTCACCTCAGCCTGAACCTCCTCCTGGCACACCTGCTCTTCTCGCTGGGCATAAACCGCACGCAGAACCAG CTCGTGTGTGCCATCATAGCTGGGTTGCTGCACTATGCCTTCGTGTCCAGCTTCGTATGGATGTTCCTGGAGGCACTGCAGCTCTTCCTATTGGTCAGGGGCCTAAACAAGGTACAGGTCATCCAAAGGGAGGGGCTAAAGACCCAGTACCTCCTGCTGATTGGCTACGGGACTCCCTTAATTGTGGTAGGCGTGTCAGCAGGATTATTTCCATCTGGATACGGTAGTGCGACGAT GTGCTGGCTGAGTATGGAACATGGATTTTTATGGAGTTTTTTGGGTCCCATGTGCATGATAATCGGT ATTAACTGTCTGTTGTTCGGCATCATGCTCTGGAATCTCCGTCTTACTTTGACCAACATGAAGAGCGATGTCTCCCAAGCCAAGGACACTAG ACTGATCATATTCAAAATCCTCGCCCAGTGCATCATACTGGGCGTTGCCTGGCTACTGGGCTTTTGGCAGAATAGCCTCCTCGCACAGTACCTCTTCATCATCCTCAGCTCGCAACAGGGAACCTTCATCTTCATCGTTCACTGTTTGTTCAACAGAGAG GTGCGTGAGGAGTATGTGAGGTGGTTTTCACTTCTGTGTAGAGTGGAGTCCACTCACAGCCGACGCCCGTCGGTCTGCGAAGACACGCTTGACGAG AGGTCTGAACCATCCGCTGACgaatga